The genomic stretch TTTGTCCGCACATTCCCTCAACGGGCGGCACAGCGGCCGGGCCCCCGCGTCCGTGGCCCGTCTCGGACCACTCGCCTCTCAGCCCGGCCAGGTTCGTGGTCAGGAAGTAGGCGGCTCCGGCGATCAGCAGTACGGATACCAGACCGACGGGGGCCACCACCGCTCCGGCGATCAGCCCACCGAGCGGAACACCGGCCCTGGCCACCGAGTCGGCCGGCGTATCGACCCGGCCCGGCAACCGGCGTGGCACGCGCGCGAAGAGCACGGCTCCCAGCACCAGGTTGAGGAAGCCCGCTCCGAACCCGGTGAAGAACACCACCCGGCGCCGCAGTCGGCGGGCAGCGACAACGGCCACGAAATTCCCGCCGCCGCATGGGGGATCACTTCACAGTCGCGTGGCCCGCGCGCCACCGCATCCGCTGAACGAGAAAGCCCAGCTCAGGCAGTCTGAGCTGGGCTTCGGTGGAGCCGCCTTCGGGATTCGAACCCGAGACCTACGCATTACGAGTGCGTTGCTCTGGCCATCTGAGCTAAGGCGGCACGCCGTCCGCACTATGGTGCGATCGGCAACGTCGGTAAGTCTACACAGTTTCCGGAGGTGCTCTGACCAGGCCCCGGAGGCGAGGGCTCCGGGGCGGGTGGCAGGGCTATGAGCAGCGCTTTCGTGGGCTCGGCGGGGTGCCGTCGAGCAGGTAGGTGTTGATCGTCGTGTCGATGCAGGTGCTGCCGCGGCCGTAGGCGGTGTGGCCGTCGCCGACGTACGTCAGGAGGCGCGCCGAGGAGAGCTGGCCGGCCAGGGACTGCGCCCAGCGGTAGGGCGTCGCCGGGTCGCGGATCGTGCCGACCACCACGATCGGCGCCGCCCCGTTCGCCTCGATGCGATGCGCCTCCCCCGTGGCCTTCACCGGCCAGTACGCGCAGTTCAGCGCGGCCCAGGCCAGACCCTCGCCGAAGACCGGGGATGCCTTCTCGAACGTGGGCAGCGCCTTCTCCACCTGGTCGGGGCCGGTGAAGGCCGGCGGCAGGTCCAGGCAGTTCACGGCGGCGTTGGCCATCATCAGGTTGCTGTAGTGGCCGTCGGCGTCACGTTCGTAGTAGGTGTCGGAGAGCGCGAGCAGGCCCCCGCCGTCGTTCTGCTTCATCGCCGAGGTGAGCGCCTCGCGCAGCTGCTCCCACTCCGCCTGGTCGTACATCGCCGCGATCACCCCGGTCGTGGCCAGCGCCTCGCCGAGCTTGCGGCCGGCCGCGTCGCCCGCCGGGATGGGGTGCTGGTCCAGCTTCCGGAAGAACGCCTTGAGGTGGTCGCCGACCTGCGCAGGCGTGGTGCCCTTGCCGCCGAGCGAGCAGTCGGAGTGCCGTACGCAGTCCTTCGCGAACGCCTGGAACGCCGTCTCGAAGCCAGCCGTCTGGTCCAGGGTCATTCTGCGGGCGTCCAGAGTGGGGTCCATCGCCCCGTCCAGGACCACCCTGCCGACCCGGTCGGGGAACAGCCCGGCGTACGTCGCCCCCAGGAACGTGCCGTACGACGCCCCCACGTAGTTCAGTTTCCGATCACCCAGCGCCGACCGCAGGATGTCCATGTCCCGTGCCGCCTCCACGGTGGAGACGTGCCGCAGCAGCCGCGCCGAGTGTGCCCCGCAGCTCTCCGCGAACTTCTTGTCCGCCGTGACCAGCGTGTTCCGCTCCTGCTGGTCGTCGGGCGTGAGGTCCGTCTGTGTGTACGCGTCCATCTGGCGGCCGTCGAGGCATTCGACGGGCTCGCTGCGGGCGACGCCCCGCGGGTCCACCGCGACCAGGTCGTAACGGGCGCGGACATCGGCCGGGTAGCCGGCGCCCGCGTAGCTCTGGAGGTAGCTGACCGCCGAGCCGCCCGGACCGCCCGGGTTGACCAGCAGCGAACCGAGCAGCCTGCCCTTGCCGGTGGCCTTCTTGCGGGCGACGGCGAGCCGGACGTCGCCCGAGCCGGGCTTGGCGTAGTCCAGCGGGGCCTTCATGGTCGCGCACTGGAAACCGGGGACACCGCAGCTTCGCCAGTGCAGCCGCTGGGTGTAGTACGACGACAGCGCGGACGGCGTCGCACGCGGCAGGGCGGCCAGCGCCGCGTCCGCCGCACCGCCCGACGACGTGGTCGAGCTCCCGGAGGAGCAGGCGGACACGAGCAGGGCGGCGGCCGTGAACAGGCTGGCCGTGAGGCGGACCGTCGTCCGGGAGCGGGTGCGCCGGGTCCGGCGGAGGGATGGCCTGGTGTACATCAGGCGAGCGTAACGCTGTGCGACGGCTCGGGTGCGATGCGTGCGGGGGATGAGCTCGTACGGGGGACATCCGAGGCGCGTGTCGTCGCGAGCGTCCGCATACCTCTCACCTCTCACCCCGCCCGCAGCGCCATCGTCATCGCCTCCACCGCCAGCAGCGGAGCCACATTGCGGTCGAGGGCCTCGCTGCACGCGGCGATCGCCTCGATGCGGCGGAGCGTGGACTCCGGGCTGCTGCCACGCGCCAGCCGCTCCAGGGCGTCCTCGGCGTCGGCGTTGGCGATCGCCACCCGGGAGCCGAGCTGGAGGGCGAGGACATCACGGTAGAAGGCGGTGAGATCGCCGAGGGCGATGTCGAGGCTGTCGCGCTGCGTGCGGGTTCTGCGGCGCTTCTGCATGTCCTCGAGGTCCTTCATCACACCCGCCGTACCGCGCGGCAGCCGGCCGCCCTGGACCGCGCCCAGCGCCGCCTTCAGCTCCTCGGTCTCCTTGCCGTCCATCTCCTCGGCGAGCTGCTTGGCGTCCTCGGCGGCCGCGTCGACCAGTTCCTGGGCGGCCCTCAGACAGGCGCCGACCTCGTCCAGCCGCAGCGGCAGCTTGAGCACGGAGGCACGGCGCTCACGGGCCGCCGGGTCCGTGGCCAGGCGCCGGGCCCGGTCGACATGCCCCTGGGTGGCGCGGGCGGCGGCCGCCGCGACGTGGGGTTCGATGCCGTCGCGCCGTACGAGCATGTCGACGACCGCGTCAACGGAGGGCGTGCGCAGGTTCAGGTGACGGCAGCGGGAGCGGATCGTCGGCAGGACGTCCTCGATGGAGGGGGCGCACAGCAGCCAGACCGTGCGCGGGGCGGGCTCCTCGACGGCCTTGAGGACGGCGTTGGCCGACTTCTCGTTCAGCCGCTCGGCGTCCTCGACCAGGATGATCTGCCAGCGGCCGTTCGCCGGGGAGGTGAATGACTTGCGGACCGTGTCCCGCATGTCCTTCACGAGGATCTCGGAGCCCACGGCGGCCACAGTGGTGACGTCCGCGTGGGTGCCGAGCAACGCGGTGTGGCAACCGTCGCAGAAGCCGCAGCCCGGGGTTCCGCCGAGGGCGCGGTCGGGGCTCACGCACTGCAGGGCCGCGGCGAAGGCTCTGGCCGCCTGGTTCCGGCCCGCTCCGGGCGGGCCCGTGAACAGCCAGGCGTGCGTCATCTTCGACGCCTCGGGCAGCGGCTCGTCGGCCGCGGCGGCCGTGACAAGGGCGTCGGCGTCCCGCGCGGCGGCGTCGAGCACCGCGCTCACCTTCTCCTGCCCGACGAGGTCGTCCCATACGGTCATGGGTCACGCCGCCCTTCCGTCACACTCCGCGTTCCTTCATCCATTGTGCGGGTGGGCACTGACAACTCGGTCCGCGTGCAGTCGACGGCAGGTGGGAAAGGCGAGGGCGGCGCCGGTCGGTGTTCCGACCCACGCCGCCTCTGTACGCCGCCTCCCGCTGTCAGCCTCGCCGGCCCCTGCGGCCCTGTTCCTCGTCCTGGCCGCCGTGCTCCCGCTCGTCGTACGAGCCCAGCAGTTCGTCCGCCAGCGACGGCAGGTCGTCCAGCGGGGTCTCCTCGGCCCAGTCGGGACGCGGCCGGCGGCGAGGCGTGCCGTCGGCGTCGACCTGCGGCATCTCGCGCGTACGGTCCTCGGAGCCGTCGGGGCCCGCGGCCGGCCGCTCGTCCCGGAAGAAGCCGGGCGGCACCCGGTCCGCCGGAGCGTCACCCCGTACGGGCGGCAGTACGGCCGTCTCGTCGGCCGCACCCGGAACCACCGGAGGCAGCACGGCGGTCTCGTCGGCGGGGCCTGCGGACACAGCCGGAAGGACCGCCGTCTCGTCGGCAGGGCCGGAAGCCGCCGGAGGCTGCGGCAGCTCGGCGGTCACCTCGGAGTCCGCGTGGGAGCCGTCGGAAGCCTTGGCGCCCTGGGCATCCCGGGCATCCTCGGCGGAGTCGCCCCGCTCCTCACGCACCGGACGCAGCACCGTCGTCTCGTCGGTCTCCGGCGAGACCACCCGCGTCCGAACCGTCTCCTCGATACCGCGCGCGTCCGGCGACACCNNNNNNNNNNNNNNNNNNNNNNNNNNNNNNNNNNNNNNNNNNNNNNNNNNNNNNNNNNNNNNNNNNNNNNNNNNNNNNNNNNNNNNNNNNNNNNNNNNNNNNNNNNNNNNNNNNNNNNNNNNNNNNNNNNNNNNNNNNNNNNNNNNNNNNNNNNNNNNNNNNNNNNNNNNNNNNNNNNNNNNNNNNNNNNNNNNNNNNNNNNNNNNNNNNNNNNNNNNNNNNNNNNNNNNNNNNNNNNNNNNNNNNNNNNNNNNNNNNNNNNNNNNNNNNNNNNNNNNNNNNNNNNNNNNNNNNNNNNNNNNNNNNNNNNNNNNNNNNNNNNNNNNNNNNNNNNNNNNNNNNNNNNNNNNNNNNNNNNNNNNNNNNNNNNNNNNNNNNNNNNNNNNNNNNNNNNNNNNNNNNNNNNNNNNNNNNNNNNNNNNNNNNNNNNNNNNNNNNNNNNNNNNNNNNNNNNNNNNNNNNNNNNNNNNNNNNNNNNNNNNNNNNNNNNNNNNNNNNNNNNNNNNNNNNNNNNNNNNNNNNNNNNNNNNNNNNNNNNNNNNNNNNNNNNNNNNNNNNNNNNNNNNNNNNNNNNNNNNNNNNNNNNNNNNNNNNNNNNNNNNNNNNNNNNNNNNNNNNNNNNNNNNNNNNNNNNNNNNNNNNNNNNNNNNNNNNNNNNNNNNNNNNNNNNNNNNNNNNNNNNNNNNNNNNNNNNNNNNNNNNNNNNNNNNNNNNNNNNNNNNNNNNNNNNNNNNNNNNNNNNNNNNNNNNNNNNNNNNNNNNNNNNNNNNNNNNNNNNNNNNNNNNNNNNNNNNNNNNNNNNNNNNNNNNNNNNNNNNNNNNNNNNNNNNNNNNNNNNNNNNGTTCGGCCTCGCGGCGCTGCGCCTCCTCCAGCTCGCGGCGCTTGCGTTCCTCCTCCTCGGCGCGCAGCCGGGCCAGCTCCTCCTGGCGCTCGCGCTCCAGGCGCTCCTCCTCGGCCTTGCGCGCGGCCTCTTCCTCGGCCTTGCGGCGGGCCTCCTCCTCGGCCTTCTTGCGCGCCTCCTCCTGGGCCTTGATCTCGGCCTCGGACAGCGGCAGCACGGTGTCGAGCCGGTGCCGGATCACCGTGGAGACGGCCTCGGGCTCCTGGCCGGCGTCCACGACCAGATAGCGGCCGGGGTCGGAGGCGGCC from Streptomyces roseochromogenus subsp. oscitans DS 12.976 encodes the following:
- a CDS encoding alpha/beta hydrolase encodes the protein MYTRPSLRRTRRTRSRTTVRLTASLFTAAALLVSACSSGSSTTSSGGAADAALAALPRATPSALSSYYTQRLHWRSCGVPGFQCATMKAPLDYAKPGSGDVRLAVARKKATGKGRLLGSLLVNPGGPGGSAVSYLQSYAGAGYPADVRARYDLVAVDPRGVARSEPVECLDGRQMDAYTQTDLTPDDQQERNTLVTADKKFAESCGAHSARLLRHVSTVEAARDMDILRSALGDRKLNYVGASYGTFLGATYAGLFPDRVGRVVLDGAMDPTLDARRMTLDQTAGFETAFQAFAKDCVRHSDCSLGGKGTTPAQVGDHLKAFFRKLDQHPIPAGDAAGRKLGEALATTGVIAAMYDQAEWEQLREALTSAMKQNDGGGLLALSDTYYERDADGHYSNLMMANAAVNCLDLPPAFTGPDQVEKALPTFEKASPVFGEGLAWAALNCAYWPVKATGEAHRIEANGAAPIVVVGTIRDPATPYRWAQSLAGQLSSARLLTYVGDGHTAYGRGSTCIDTTINTYLLDGTPPSPRKRCS
- a CDS encoding DNA polymerase III subunit delta', whose translation is MTVWDDLVGQEKVSAVLDAAARDADALVTAAAADEPLPEASKMTHAWLFTGPPGAGRNQAARAFAAALQCVSPDRALGGTPGCGFCDGCHTALLGTHADVTTVAAVGSEILVKDMRDTVRKSFTSPANGRWQIILVEDAERLNEKSANAVLKAVEEPAPRTVWLLCAPSIEDVLPTIRSRCRHLNLRTPSVDAVVDMLVRRDGIEPHVAAAAARATQGHVDRARRLATDPAARERRASVLKLPLRLDEVGACLRAAQELVDAAAEDAKQLAEEMDGKETEELKAALGAVQGGRLPRGTAGVMKDLEDMQKRRRTRTQRDSLDIALGDLTAFYRDVLALQLGSRVAIANADAEDALERLARGSSPESTLRRIEAIAACSEALDRNVAPLLAVEAMTMALRAG